A part of Paenibacillus sp. sptzw28 genomic DNA contains:
- a CDS encoding DUF2062 domain-containing protein → MSTARKPRSIKRWLKLKYTQLMRAPGGPSFVALGFSIGMAVEMFTLPTYGLAFFLIFPLIYWLRASIAGALVGFVVGKIIFIPVAFINSMVGGWVLPDHLRIHFHFLPHWLNRILFMNLKLVIGGIIDGVLLGALFYFPVKLSIQYVAEKRREKRKLRRIGVEASPIPD, encoded by the coding sequence ATGAGTACTGCTCGTAAACCGCGCTCGATTAAACGTTGGCTGAAGCTCAAATATACCCAGCTGATGAGGGCGCCCGGAGGCCCTTCGTTTGTGGCATTAGGTTTTTCAATCGGCATGGCGGTTGAAATGTTTACATTGCCGACTTACGGCCTTGCTTTTTTCCTGATTTTCCCTCTGATCTATTGGCTTCGTGCCAGTATTGCCGGAGCGTTGGTCGGTTTTGTAGTCGGGAAAATCATTTTTATTCCTGTCGCTTTCATTAACAGCATGGTAGGAGGATGGGTACTTCCGGACCATCTGAGGATTCACTTTCACTTTTTGCCCCACTGGCTTAATCGTATTTTGTTCATGAACCTGAAACTCGTTATCGGCGGCATAATTGACGGCGTGTTGCTTGGCGCGCTTTTCTATTTTCCGGTCAAGCTTAGCATTCAATATGTCGCCGAGAAGCGCCGTGAGAAACGCAAGCTGCGCCGTATCGGTGTGGAAGCGAGTCCGATCCCCGATTAA
- a CDS encoding 4-hydroxy-3-methylbut-2-enyl diphosphate reductase, with the protein MEIVRISPRGYCYGVVDAMVLALQTAKNLELPRPIYILGMIVHNSHVTEAFKQEGVITLDGENRLEILEKIDSGTVIFTAHGVSPEVRKRARDRGLTVVDATCPDVTKTHDLIREKVSEGYEIIYIGKKGHPEPEGAIGIAPDHVHLIEKEEEIDRLTVQTDRIIITNQTTMSQWDIKHLISRLLSKFPTAEIHNEICLATQVRQEAVAEQAKEADLCIVVGDPRSNNSNRLAQVSEEIAGVKAFRVADVTEIDRSWLAGKKRVAVTSGASTPTPITKEVIAYLEQYDDLKPETWEARRTVNMNKLLPTVRTKSSV; encoded by the coding sequence ATGGAAATTGTAAGGATATCACCGCGCGGATATTGCTATGGAGTTGTTGACGCCATGGTTTTGGCGCTGCAAACGGCAAAAAATTTGGAGCTTCCGCGCCCCATATATATACTGGGCATGATCGTCCACAACAGCCATGTCACAGAAGCGTTCAAGCAGGAAGGCGTAATTACGCTTGACGGCGAGAACCGGTTGGAGATACTGGAGAAGATCGATAGCGGGACCGTTATCTTCACCGCTCACGGCGTATCGCCGGAAGTCCGCAAGCGGGCTCGCGACCGGGGGCTGACTGTGGTTGATGCAACATGTCCCGATGTGACCAAGACTCATGATTTGATCCGGGAGAAGGTTTCGGAAGGGTACGAAATCATATATATCGGCAAGAAGGGGCATCCCGAGCCGGAAGGCGCGATTGGCATCGCACCGGACCATGTTCACCTCATTGAGAAGGAAGAAGAGATCGATCGCCTGACCGTGCAGACGGATCGGATTATCATTACTAATCAGACGACTATGTCGCAGTGGGATATCAAGCATCTGATTAGCAGACTGTTATCGAAATTTCCGACGGCGGAAATTCACAACGAGATATGCCTGGCCACGCAGGTGCGCCAGGAAGCGGTGGCCGAGCAGGCGAAGGAAGCCGATTTGTGCATCGTCGTCGGCGATCCGCGAAGCAATAATTCAAACAGGCTCGCCCAGGTATCCGAGGAAATAGCCGGTGTTAAAGCCTTCCGTGTGGCAGACGTAACGGAAATCGACCGCAGCTGGCTGGCAGGCAAGAAACGGGTAGCCGTAACTTCAGGCGCTTCAACGCCAACGCCGATAACCAAAGAGGTAATCGCTTATCTGGAACAATACGATGACTTGAAGCCGGAAACATGGGAAGCCCGCAGGACAGTGAATATGAATAAGCTTCTGCCTACTGTCCGAACGAAATCGTCTGTATGA
- a CDS encoding cell wall metabolism sensor histidine kinase WalK produces the protein MSIRLRLTLWYSVVLAATLVAFGVAIYFIVNYNQFSDMKAMIKAQADDITKGNLGYDGMNLNVSPYTFIDSEMYVQLVNYNKKEVSARSQNLVRYGITLPYPESNKITVTGGYFEHVKVGKSPFLVYEQPLWSDKQQLVGLLQVAAYSGREEKLLSDLRTILVFSSIIAVLIAFTIGLFLARQALRPIENVIRASNQIQHGSDLSVRIPKYGPNDEMGQLTDTLNNMLGRLENTYNVLDDAYKAQRRFVSDASHELRTPLTTIRGNIELLERMWLPALETAEAAGGSDERSELEKAEGDLQRVVLTREAMQDIAGEAKRMSSLVNDLLALARADAGYAMEKTVQPLLPIVEDVARRAQLLPRTAEWRIGDLKALEGVEVAAHADFLRQLFFIFVENAFKYTPSGYVELRAMQSADQAGVVIKDSGIGMNSAEIPHIFERFYRADESRGQTSGTGLGLSIAKWIIDEHGGSVEVSTREGEGSTFIVWLPVAFIDKSNRV, from the coding sequence ATGTCCATTCGGCTGAGGTTGACATTATGGTATTCCGTCGTACTGGCGGCAACGCTGGTTGCGTTCGGAGTGGCGATTTATTTTATCGTTAATTATAACCAATTCAGCGACATGAAGGCGATGATAAAAGCGCAGGCGGATGATATCACCAAGGGCAACCTGGGCTACGATGGGATGAATTTGAATGTATCGCCTTATACGTTTATCGATAGTGAAATGTATGTTCAATTGGTGAATTACAATAAAAAAGAAGTAAGCGCCCGCTCGCAAAATTTAGTCCGATACGGTATCACACTGCCATACCCGGAAAGTAATAAAATAACGGTTACCGGCGGATACTTCGAGCATGTTAAGGTCGGAAAGTCTCCTTTTCTCGTCTACGAGCAGCCTTTATGGAGCGACAAGCAGCAGCTTGTCGGCCTTCTTCAGGTGGCGGCCTATTCGGGGCGGGAAGAGAAGCTGCTCAGCGATCTTCGCACCATACTTGTATTCTCGTCGATTATCGCCGTACTGATTGCATTCACGATCGGACTATTCCTTGCGCGGCAGGCGCTGCGGCCGATTGAGAATGTGATAAGGGCCAGTAACCAGATTCAGCACGGCTCGGACCTCAGCGTACGGATCCCGAAGTATGGGCCCAATGATGAAATGGGGCAGCTGACCGATACGCTCAACAACATGCTTGGGCGGCTGGAGAACACGTATAACGTACTGGATGATGCCTACAAAGCGCAGCGGCGGTTCGTATCCGACGCTTCGCACGAGCTCCGCACGCCGCTTACGACCATCCGCGGCAATATCGAGCTGCTTGAGCGTATGTGGCTGCCTGCGCTTGAAACTGCGGAAGCGGCAGGAGGATCCGATGAGCGCAGCGAGCTCGAGAAGGCTGAGGGGGATTTACAGCGGGTCGTATTAACCCGGGAAGCGATGCAGGATATAGCGGGCGAGGCAAAGCGCATGTCCAGTCTCGTCAACGATCTGCTCGCGCTGGCGCGGGCAGATGCCGGCTATGCGATGGAGAAAACGGTTCAGCCGCTCCTTCCGATAGTCGAGGACGTTGCCCGCAGGGCGCAGCTCCTTCCGCGGACGGCAGAATGGCGGATCGGCGACTTAAAGGCGCTTGAAGGCGTGGAAGTTGCCGCGCATGCGGATTTCTTACGGCAGCTTTTCTTCATCTTTGTTGAAAACGCGTTTAAATATACTCCAAGCGGCTATGTCGAGCTTCGGGCGATGCAGTCTGCCGATCAAGCCGGCGTTGTCATAAAGGATTCAGGTATCGGAATGAACAGCGCCGAAATTCCGCATATATTCGAACGTTTCTACCGGGCTGACGAATCGCGCGGTCAGACGAGCGGTACCGGTCTCGGTTTGTCCATTGCAAAATGGATAATCGACGAACATGGCGGGTCTGTTGAGGTGTCGACTCGTGAAGGAGAAGGTTCGACTTTTATCGTATGGCTCCCGGTTGCTTTCATCGACAAGTCGAATCGGGTATAA
- a CDS encoding response regulator transcription factor gives MRPNIIVVDDDEKIISLLRRSLAFEGYEVMTANNGLEGLKLMITNDPDLLILDVMMPHVDGWEVCRRVREGGSGVPILMLTAKDDIQDRVKGLDTGADDYLVKPFALEELLARVRALLRRKSDKLEESSSRLQFEDLTLDLDSREAIRSGRRIDLTAKEFDLLHLFMQNPRRVLTRDAIMDKIWGYDYSGESNVLEVYIAMLRQKTEDGTGKRLIQTVRGTGYVLRGEGG, from the coding sequence ATGAGACCGAATATAATCGTAGTGGATGATGACGAAAAAATAATATCGCTCCTTAGGCGAAGCCTTGCGTTCGAAGGCTATGAAGTGATGACGGCGAATAATGGACTTGAAGGATTAAAGCTGATGATTACCAACGATCCGGACCTGCTCATTCTCGACGTCATGATGCCGCATGTCGACGGCTGGGAGGTATGCCGGCGCGTGCGCGAAGGCGGGAGCGGCGTGCCGATTCTGATGCTGACGGCCAAAGACGATATCCAGGACCGCGTTAAGGGTCTGGATACTGGCGCCGATGATTACTTGGTCAAGCCTTTTGCGCTCGAGGAGCTTCTTGCCCGCGTCAGGGCTCTGCTTCGCCGTAAATCCGACAAGCTTGAAGAGTCGTCAAGCCGTCTTCAATTTGAAGATCTGACGCTTGACCTTGATTCCCGCGAAGCGATCCGTTCCGGCCGCCGGATAGATTTAACCGCAAAGGAATTTGATTTGCTGCACTTATTTATGCAAAATCCGCGCCGGGTGCTGACCAGGGACGCGATCATGGATAAAATTTGGGGTTACGACTACAGCGGTGAGTCCAATGTTCTTGAGGTCTACATCGCCATGCTGCGGCAAAAAACGGAGGATGGTACGGGTAAGCGGCTTATACAGACCGTCCGGGGCACAGGGTATGTGCTGAGAGGGGAAGGAGGCTAG
- a CDS encoding S1C family serine protease, translating to MDDNKKNPFDDFFQSNKNDKSSERHEEGQDDLDSTHTGEPAGSSQSKTSYYYSYGPFKPNGIEEQPNQNNDQGNELMSSGGDNQVEMTPPQQQRSFAPTQPARNGWQVKEPRRTSFKAMFASFMVGVLVVGALMFAADTQNWFTANQVLSPQPSSQATTTAGSSGDNGTVSTAADVVRPNNIAQIFQKASPAVVKIETFVNQQANSYQGDGIMNDPFFRQFFGDQNGGQDNGQGQDNGSSGTGQLTPEGMGTGFFFDSNGYILTNEHVVDGADQIQVTVQGYKKPFIAKKLGSDYNLDLAVLKVEGTNFPTLPIGSSDKIDIGDWVVAIGNPYGFDHTVTVGVLSAKERPISIPDTNGTRNYQHLLQTDASINPGNSGGPLLNLEGQVVGINTAVSSQAQGIGFAIPSSTILENLANLKSNKEIPKTPVPFIGADLAPITDQIAKQLGLSSTDGSIVSNVYYKSPAYMADLRQYDVITGLDGTKYKTSDELVTAIQKKKVGDSATLNIIRDGKAMNLNVVIGDKNKFDFTNQ from the coding sequence ATGGACGATAACAAAAAAAATCCTTTCGACGATTTCTTTCAATCGAACAAGAATGACAAAAGCAGCGAGCGGCATGAAGAGGGGCAGGATGATTTAGATTCAACGCATACTGGGGAACCTGCCGGGTCCTCTCAATCCAAAACATCCTACTATTATTCCTATGGGCCTTTTAAACCGAATGGGATTGAAGAGCAGCCTAACCAGAACAACGATCAAGGTAACGAGTTGATGTCTTCCGGGGGAGACAACCAGGTGGAAATGACGCCTCCGCAGCAGCAGCGCTCTTTCGCTCCCACACAGCCGGCAAGAAACGGTTGGCAGGTGAAGGAACCGCGGCGCACCTCCTTCAAGGCGATGTTTGCTTCGTTTATGGTAGGAGTGCTCGTGGTCGGCGCGCTTATGTTCGCGGCAGATACGCAAAATTGGTTCACAGCGAATCAAGTGTTATCCCCTCAGCCGTCCAGTCAAGCGACAACAACTGCGGGATCGTCGGGAGATAACGGGACCGTATCGACGGCTGCGGACGTCGTTCGTCCAAACAATATAGCGCAAATTTTCCAAAAAGCGAGTCCTGCCGTCGTGAAAATCGAAACGTTCGTTAACCAGCAGGCCAACTCATACCAAGGCGACGGCATTATGAACGATCCGTTCTTCCGGCAGTTCTTCGGCGACCAAAACGGCGGCCAGGACAATGGTCAAGGTCAGGACAATGGCAGCAGCGGAACAGGTCAACTGACGCCTGAAGGAATGGGGACCGGCTTCTTCTTCGACTCCAACGGCTATATATTGACGAACGAGCACGTTGTGGATGGCGCAGATCAAATTCAAGTTACAGTTCAAGGTTACAAGAAACCGTTCATCGCCAAAAAACTCGGCTCGGACTACAACCTGGATCTGGCAGTGTTAAAAGTGGAAGGAACGAACTTCCCGACGCTTCCGATCGGCAGCTCCGACAAAATCGATATCGGCGATTGGGTCGTCGCGATCGGCAACCCGTACGGCTTCGATCACACGGTTACCGTTGGCGTGCTCAGCGCCAAAGAACGCCCGATCAGCATACCGGACACCAACGGCACCCGCAACTATCAGCATCTGCTGCAGACGGATGCTTCGATCAACCCGGGCAACTCCGGCGGCCCGCTGCTTAACCTTGAAGGGCAAGTGGTCGGCATTAACACGGCCGTCAGCTCGCAGGCCCAAGGTATCGGTTTTGCGATACCTTCAAGCACGATTCTTGAGAATCTGGCAAATCTGAAATCGAATAAAGAGATTCCGAAAACGCCGGTTCCTTTCATCGGGGCTGATCTGGCTCCAATTACGGACCAGATTGCGAAGCAGCTTGGACTTAGCAGCACAGACGGGTCTATCGTATCGAACGTGTACTATAAATCCCCGGCTTATATGGCCGATCTCAGACAATATGACGTCATTACCGGACTCGATGGAACCAAATACAAAACAAGCGATGAGCTGGTTACAGCAATCCAGAAGAAAAAGGTTGGCGATTCCGCTACACTGAACATTATCCGGGACGGCAAAGCGATGAATCTGAATGTCGTGATAGGCGACAAAAACAAATTCGATTTCACGAATCAATGA
- a CDS encoding YugN family protein, with protein sequence MIPLSSKLESREQEFVEIKNLLEEHEFALGGGWEYDHGSFDRYLDEAHKVWLRIPFEVINGNTDSETVENDAKIRIGQPFVLRHVYNEGTSANTVPRTFGGLVDQFQDPLDPDAEIEPEWVEKANNVLNQVERLFPV encoded by the coding sequence ATGATCCCGCTATCTTCCAAGCTGGAATCCCGCGAGCAGGAGTTTGTCGAAATCAAGAATTTGCTGGAGGAGCATGAATTTGCGCTCGGAGGCGGCTGGGAATATGACCATGGTTCATTCGACCGCTATCTGGATGAAGCGCACAAAGTATGGCTCAGAATCCCTTTTGAAGTGATTAATGGCAACACGGACAGCGAGACAGTGGAGAACGACGCGAAAATCCGCATCGGCCAGCCTTTTGTACTGAGGCATGTCTATAACGAAGGGACTTCCGCCAATACGGTGCCCCGTACCTTCGGCGGATTGGTCGATCAATTCCAGGATCCGCTTGATCCGGATGCTGAGATTGAGCCCGAATGGGTCGAGAAAGCAAACAACGTGCTGAACCAGGTCGAACGGCTATTTCCCGTTTAA
- a CDS encoding response regulator transcription factor, protein MSGINQWRIMIVDDHDMVRAGLRTYLMLEPKFDVVAEASDGEEALRMLQAGIPGGQPHLVLMDLMMPRMDGVEATRVIMKEFPDLKIVMLTSFLEDEKVVAAVEAGAVSYVLKTVSAEELIYALSGAVKGMPVMTSDVSQALTRGLRQRTAQGADEGLTEREREVLLLIAEGRANKEIADELHISIKTVKTHVSNLLMKCELEDRTQLAVYAHRKGWVKTG, encoded by the coding sequence ATGAGCGGGATTAATCAATGGAGAATTATGATCGTAGACGATCATGACATGGTACGTGCAGGACTTCGCACGTACTTAATGCTGGAGCCGAAATTCGATGTTGTCGCCGAAGCGTCAGACGGCGAAGAAGCTCTCCGCATGCTGCAAGCCGGTATACCCGGCGGTCAGCCGCACCTCGTATTAATGGACTTGATGATGCCGCGCATGGATGGAGTCGAAGCTACGCGGGTTATCATGAAGGAGTTTCCGGATTTGAAAATCGTGATGCTGACCAGCTTTCTGGAGGATGAGAAGGTTGTTGCCGCGGTTGAAGCGGGCGCCGTCAGCTATGTGCTGAAGACCGTTTCGGCTGAAGAATTGATCTATGCGCTGAGCGGGGCAGTGAAGGGAATGCCGGTCATGACGTCCGATGTTTCCCAGGCGCTGACGCGGGGCTTGCGCCAAAGGACGGCTCAGGGCGCCGATGAAGGGCTGACCGAGCGCGAGAGGGAGGTGCTTCTGCTGATCGCGGAGGGGCGGGCAAACAAGGAAATAGCGGATGAGCTCCACATCAGCATAAAAACGGTAAAAACGCATGTCAGCAATTTGCTGATGAAATGCGAGCTGGAGGACCGGACGCAGCTTGCCGTATACGCACACCGCAAAGGCTGGGTGAAAACGGGATAA
- a CDS encoding sensor histidine kinase, with the protein MMVRLFRSGKWGMILMFAASSAVSVLIWNSADRIVGPKVGNSDLWIGVAAVFLIISAGFGYWAAQRIQRRVDVLHLGLKQVSHGNYSVRLPEESAQIFTAVFREFNDMLESLDGRMQWLQKSGEEQVMREAASNEAAVLEERKRLARDLHDTVSQQLFAIHMSASSLPKLLLMDGERAASVMEQLISMSSMAQKQMRGFIAQLRPLELEGRSLQEALDKWFPDYCRQNGLQGVLEWRVKEKLSEAKEHQLFLIIQEAMANIVKHAVAQTALLTVAETERQIVMTLQDDGAGFRADQVKSGSYGLSIMRERANKLGGDASIISKPGSGTRVRVTLPNYTNKGVETSG; encoded by the coding sequence ATGATGGTGAGATTGTTCCGGAGCGGCAAGTGGGGCATGATTCTTATGTTTGCGGCTTCCTCGGCCGTATCTGTTCTTATCTGGAACAGCGCCGACAGAATCGTCGGTCCGAAGGTTGGGAACAGCGACCTTTGGATCGGCGTTGCAGCCGTTTTCCTTATTATTAGCGCCGGATTCGGTTATTGGGCCGCACAGCGTATCCAGCGGCGGGTAGATGTCCTTCATCTTGGTCTTAAACAGGTGTCACATGGAAATTATTCGGTACGGCTCCCCGAAGAGAGCGCGCAAATATTCACCGCCGTATTCCGGGAATTTAATGATATGCTGGAATCATTGGATGGGCGCATGCAGTGGTTACAGAAATCCGGCGAAGAGCAGGTGATGCGCGAGGCCGCCTCGAACGAAGCGGCTGTGCTTGAAGAAAGGAAGAGGCTTGCACGTGATCTGCACGATACCGTGAGTCAGCAATTGTTTGCCATTCACATGTCCGCCTCTTCGCTTCCGAAGCTGCTGCTCATGGACGGGGAACGGGCAGCCTCTGTGATGGAACAGCTTATCTCGATGTCTTCCATGGCCCAGAAGCAGATGCGCGGCTTCATCGCCCAACTTCGGCCGCTTGAGCTTGAAGGCCGGTCGCTGCAGGAAGCGCTGGACAAATGGTTTCCCGATTATTGCCGGCAGAACGGCCTGCAGGGAGTTCTCGAGTGGCGTGTCAAAGAAAAGCTGTCTGAAGCGAAAGAGCATCAATTGTTTCTGATAATTCAAGAGGCGATGGCGAATATTGTGAAGCATGCCGTCGCGCAAACGGCTTTGCTTACAGTGGCCGAAACGGAGCGGCAAATTGTAATGACGCTGCAGGATGACGGTGCCGGCTTTCGGGCCGATCAGGTTAAGAGCGGCTCATACGGGCTTTCGATAATGCGGGAACGTGCAAACAAGCTTGGAGGAGACGCTTCGATTATAAGCAAGCCGGGGAGCGGCACTCGCGTACGTGTGACGCTGCCGAATTATACGAATAAAGGAGTCGAAACGAGCGGATGA
- the liaF gene encoding cell wall-active antibiotics response protein LiaF, whose product MNGHFVSRLMWGLLIILAGVALILRQSGVLDFDMHQLISIFWPVLLLFLGFQGFVKKLADGSGSFLGSSVLVILGFIFLGRNLDWFRWSIGDMIQFTLPFLLVVFGISMIFKPKRKIRSTTPADDWQAYNYTPSDQPVPPAPPLHPDPTAPIDLDSVDHELRPHPEAEPRPSSQGRHNPSHSAPAYEKPVDQFGNPDDPKMDRWTRRAERVRERMEQRAERYHRRSHERHDRVEWWNHDPGAQTRSGFIGDIYVGHDYWELKPMNISHFIGDTVLDLTKAQIPLGETRIHISSFIGDVKVFLPNDFEVGVNVISSAFIGDVSVLDRKEGGMFKNMNVETSYFQETDKKIKLVVSTFIGDVRVTKVG is encoded by the coding sequence ATGAATGGACATTTTGTAAGTCGGCTGATGTGGGGGCTGCTCATCATCCTGGCCGGTGTTGCATTAATACTTCGGCAGAGCGGCGTGCTGGATTTTGATATGCATCAACTTATATCGATATTTTGGCCGGTACTACTGTTGTTTTTGGGATTCCAGGGATTTGTGAAGAAGCTGGCCGATGGCAGCGGTTCCTTCTTGGGGTCATCCGTATTGGTCATTCTCGGCTTTATTTTTCTGGGGCGCAACCTGGATTGGTTTAGATGGTCGATTGGAGATATGATTCAGTTTACCCTCCCGTTCCTGCTTGTCGTGTTTGGAATTTCCATGATATTCAAGCCGAAGCGGAAGATAAGAAGCACAACGCCGGCAGACGATTGGCAGGCGTACAACTATACGCCTTCGGACCAACCGGTGCCACCCGCCCCGCCGCTTCATCCCGATCCGACAGCTCCAATTGATCTGGATTCTGTCGATCACGAACTGAGACCCCACCCGGAAGCGGAACCGCGTCCAAGTTCTCAAGGGCGCCATAACCCGAGTCATTCGGCACCCGCTTATGAGAAACCGGTTGACCAATTTGGGAATCCGGATGATCCGAAGATGGACCGGTGGACCAGACGTGCTGAAAGGGTCCGGGAGAGAATGGAGCAGCGGGCCGAGAGGTATCACAGGCGGAGCCATGAACGGCACGACAGAGTCGAATGGTGGAATCACGATCCCGGCGCCCAGACCCGGTCCGGGTTTATCGGCGATATTTATGTCGGGCACGATTATTGGGAGCTGAAGCCGATGAACATTTCCCATTTTATCGGCGATACGGTGCTCGACCTGACGAAAGCGCAAATACCGCTGGGTGAAACCCGGATTCACATTTCGTCCTTCATCGGCGATGTGAAGGTGTTTCTGCCTAATGATTTTGAGGTCGGCGTCAATGTGATATCGAGTGCATTTATCGGAGATGTATCCGTATTGGACCGGAAGGAAGGCGGTATGTTTAAAAACATGAACGTCGAGACGTCCTACTTCCAGGAGACGGACAAAAAAATCAAGCTTGTCGTCAGTACTTTCATCGGCGATGTGCGGGTCACGAAGGTAGGATGA